The genomic segment ACAGCCCCAGACTCACGAAGCGACCCACCGCCGAATAGTTGGTGGCGTCGTAGGGGAGCGAGAAGCCAGGCAACCACGCGATGCTGTACGGAGGCTCACGATCGAACAGGTTCTGCGCCGCGATCGACACCTCGGTGCCGGACAACAGCCCGCGCGGTTGCGGCGCTGCATATCGCACCGCAACGTCAACGGTGGTGTAGGACGGAGTGCGCGCGTCGTGCAGGACGTCTTTCAGCGAGGTCTTGTAGTTCGCGAACAAGGACGCGGAGAAACCGCCTTGATTCCACACCGTGCCCGCGCGCGCCTGGAACCTGGGCGGGTTGTGCAGCGTGCCCGACAGATCGAACGGCGCCTGCAGGGCTGTGCTTTGCTGCGTGCTGTCCAACCAGCTCGCAGAACCGCGCAGGGTCATCTGGCCCGGACCGATGTCCGCCCGGTAGGTACCGGACAGGTCAAGCCCACGGATCCGCTGGCGCGCGACATTCGTGTATTGCAAGTTGACCAGTGCCACCACGTCATCCGGGTTATAGGGCGTGCCCGCGAAGTTGTAGAAGATCGTGGACCTGGCCACGCGCTCGGCCTGCGCCTCGCCGCTGGGATTGACGGTAATGAACTGCCGATAGATCGGATTGCTCAGCGCCTCCGCGAAGTTCGTGATCGGCTCCAGGGCGCGGCCCGTGTAATCGATGTCGAACCACGTGGCTTCCAGGTCCAGTCCGGGAATCGAAACGGGGTGCAGCGCCAGGGACGCCGTCCACGTGGATGCCCGCTCTGCCTCCAGTTCGCGGTTGCCACCGCCGATGGCCAGCACCGTGCTGCCGGCTGGATAGCCGCTTCCACCGAAGTAAGCGGGCGCGGTCAGCATGGCGTACGGCGCGAAGAAGCGCTGATGCAACGTCGGCGCCTTGAAGGATTTGCCCCATGACGCCTTCATGGTGAGATTGGATCTCGGGGCGTACACCAGCCCCAATTTTGGAACCGTCACGCTGCCGAAGCTGTCGTAGTCCTCGGTGCGCAACGCAGCCGTCAACGCCAGGTGCTGTCCACCCTCCCCAGCATCAGCATTCCCCAACAGCGGCACGCTGAGCTCTGCGTACGCAAAGCGGCTGCTATCGCGGCCTTGCGTTGTCGCCGCGTCGGCCAGGTAGTTGAAGTGCAGGTAATCGTTGCTTCGATACCCCACACCCGCCGCCACCCGAACCTCACCGCCAGGCATTACGAACAGCGGGCCTTCGCCGCCGATCTCATAGATGGTGCTTTCGTTGCACAGGCAGTCGTGCACCGAGGGCGTGGCCGCGCCCGTCTCGACGATCTCCCAGCGCTGGTACTGGAGATGCACGCTTCTGGCGCGCGAACCCCCTAGCGTGAGCGACCAGTCGCCTGGCAGGAAGAACTCCACGCTTGGCGACAACAGCATAGTGGCCGTCTCCGAGTTAACGCGGTTGATCCGCCCATCCGGCGAGAACAGGTTGTAGGCCTGGTCGCGCTCCGTCCGCAGCACGTCGAAGCGGGCTTCGACATGCGCGCCCAGCGCCTGGTTCACGCTGAGCAGGCCGCTATCCAGATCGCTGCCCGGATACAGCGTGGTCGGGTGCGTCATGTGGCGGGTATAGGGGCGCTGCCGCGCGTAGATCGGATCCACGCTGCCCGTCTTGAACGTCGCCAGCAGACCACCACTGGCCCATGCCGTACCGGCGGTGGCGGTGTACTCGCGTGTTGCAAGTCCACCCGCCGTTGCCCCGCCAAACCGCGCGCCGACCGCGACGCCTTCGAAATCCCGTCGCAGAATCACATTGCCCACCCCACCCACCGCATCGGACCCGTAGATCGCGGAGGCACCATCCGCCACGATCTCGATACGCTCGACTGCCTCGACCGGAATGGCGTCGATATCCACCGCCTGCGTCATGCCCCCATAGGCCATGCGCTTGCCGTTCAACAGCGTCAGCGT from the Luteimonas fraxinea genome contains:
- a CDS encoding TonB-dependent receptor plug domain-containing protein, with protein sequence MNIGKLNKAISVVLLASAAGPGAVSTARAVTSGEGDKQSSEQSADRSGRETEAVQLDTIQVTGTRIRGGITPSPVVTIGIESIREEGFGDLGEVIRAVPQNFSGGQNPGVPSLGYSGAGMQNQNITGGSALNLRGLGPDATLTLLNGKRMAYGGMTQAVDIDAIPVEAVERIEIVADGASAIYGSDAVGGVGNVILRRDFEGVAVGARFGGATAGGLATREYTATAGTAWASGGLLATFKTGSVDPIYARQRPYTRHMTHPTTLYPGSDLDSGLLSVNQALGAHVEARFDVLRTERDQAYNLFSPDGRINRVNSETATMLLSPSVEFFLPGDWSLTLGGSRARSVHLQYQRWEIVETGAATPSVHDCLCNESTIYEIGGEGPLFVMPGGEVRVAAGVGYRSNDYLHFNYLADAATTQGRDSSRFAYAELSVPLLGNADAGEGGQHLALTAALRTEDYDSFGSVTVPKLGLVYAPRSNLTMKASWGKSFKAPTLHQRFFAPYAMLTAPAYFGGSGYPAGSTVLAIGGGNRELEAERASTWTASLALHPVSIPGLDLEATWFDIDYTGRALEPITNFAEALSNPIYRQFITVNPSGEAQAERVARSTIFYNFAGTPYNPDDVVALVNLQYTNVARQRIRGLDLSGTYRADIGPGQMTLRGSASWLDSTQQSTALQAPFDLSGTLHNPPRFQARAGTVWNQGGFSASLFANYKTSLKDVLHDARTPSYTTVDVAVRYAAPQPRGLLSGTEVSIAAQNLFDREPPYSIAWLPGFSLPYDATNYSAVGRFVSLGLSKRW